Proteins encoded together in one Candidatus Brocadiaceae bacterium window:
- a CDS encoding GNAT family N-acetyltransferase gives MPILPYRAEMAGAVTESYNRTFGRVPLCYPVRADDVAAAVASPEALVRDPPLTAMAAFAAADDDGVRGFVQAGVLPPDPEGEAGLGMIRFFWYEPGCRAVGQALLEEAEAHLSRCGVGRIEVFRDRYKFPFCQMRPCYLSDSLGHVQALLLVNGYERVAGEVVLAWPDFEPVPPRPPAEPVDIAVQWHAAPDRRPAATLDAFKDGRPIAQCRCVRVGDYSDDERARDWFFVVWLGVDDEYQGHGLGMHLLRRAFVEMRGVGYRHAAISTRLHNHRAFLFYSNFGYHVADWTHGFGRTVAPPAAQARR, from the coding sequence ATGCCCATCCTGCCCTATCGAGCCGAGATGGCCGGCGCCGTCACCGAGTCGTACAACCGGACCTTCGGCCGGGTGCCGCTCTGTTACCCGGTGCGTGCGGACGACGTGGCCGCTGCCGTGGCCAGTCCGGAGGCGCTGGTACGCGACCCGCCGCTCACGGCGATGGCGGCGTTCGCGGCTGCCGACGACGACGGCGTGCGGGGCTTCGTCCAGGCCGGCGTGCTGCCGCCCGATCCGGAGGGCGAGGCCGGGCTCGGGATGATCCGCTTCTTCTGGTACGAGCCGGGATGTCGGGCGGTCGGGCAGGCGCTGCTGGAGGAGGCCGAGGCGCACCTGAGCCGGTGCGGTGTCGGGCGGATCGAGGTGTTCCGGGACCGCTACAAGTTCCCGTTCTGCCAGATGCGGCCGTGCTACCTGTCCGACAGCCTGGGGCACGTGCAGGCCCTGCTGCTGGTCAACGGCTATGAGCGGGTGGCGGGCGAGGTCGTGCTCGCGTGGCCCGACTTCGAGCCCGTGCCGCCGCGGCCGCCCGCCGAGCCGGTGGACATTGCCGTGCAGTGGCACGCGGCACCGGACCGCCGCCCGGCGGCGACCCTGGACGCCTTCAAGGACGGCCGGCCGATCGCCCAGTGCCGGTGCGTGCGCGTGGGCGACTACTCGGACGACGAACGGGCGCGCGACTGGTTCTTCGTCGTCTGGCTCGGCGTGGACGACGAATACCAGGGGCACGGGCTGGGCATGCACCTGCTGCGCCGGGCGTTCGTCGAGATGCGCGGCGTCGGCTACCGCCATGCGGCCATCAGCACGCGCCTGCACAACCACCGCGCCTTCCTCTTCTACAGCAACTTCGGCTACCACGTGGCCGACTGGACGCACGGGTTCGGGCGCACGGTCGCCCCGCCGGCCGCGCAGGCCCGTCGCTGA
- the lpxD gene encoding UDP-3-O-(3-hydroxymyristoyl)glucosamine N-acyltransferase: MPRLTAKELAEMVGGELVGRDDATIRDLRAIECAGAGDLAVLRNRRGAAEAEACRASVLITPVRLSEYAGAQVVCADAESALAIVLEAFAAERVPAPTGISPDACVAADAELGRDVAVGAGAFVGEGAQIGDRAVIYPNAYVGPRCRIGAGTVLHANVSVHEGVTIGRECIVHYNSVIGSEGFGFVQRDGRNVKLPQIGTVRIGDRVEIGALTTVDRAMLEATVIEDGVKIDNHCHVAHNCHVGAESIMAGAAKLAGSVRVGRGVIIAEDVGVSDHVTIGDGAILAARTGASQDIEAGAVVFGVPARPIGQQRRIMALTGRLPEMAERLRALEAEVARLREAAGG, from the coding sequence ATGCCGCGTCTCACAGCGAAGGAACTGGCCGAGATGGTCGGCGGCGAGCTGGTCGGCCGCGACGACGCGACGATCCGGGACCTGCGGGCGATCGAGTGCGCCGGCGCGGGCGACCTGGCCGTGCTGCGCAACCGCCGCGGCGCGGCCGAGGCCGAGGCGTGCCGTGCGAGCGTGCTGATCACCCCCGTGAGGCTCTCGGAGTATGCCGGCGCCCAGGTGGTGTGCGCGGACGCCGAGTCTGCGCTGGCCATCGTCCTGGAGGCATTTGCTGCCGAGCGGGTTCCGGCCCCGACGGGCATCAGCCCGGACGCCTGCGTGGCCGCCGATGCCGAGCTGGGCCGGGACGTGGCCGTCGGCGCCGGCGCCTTCGTCGGCGAGGGCGCGCAGATCGGCGACCGCGCCGTGATCTACCCGAACGCCTATGTCGGCCCCCGCTGCCGCATCGGCGCCGGCACGGTGCTGCACGCCAACGTCTCGGTCCACGAGGGCGTCACGATCGGCCGGGAGTGCATCGTGCACTACAATTCGGTGATCGGCTCGGAGGGCTTCGGGTTCGTCCAGCGGGACGGGCGCAACGTCAAGCTGCCCCAGATCGGCACCGTGCGCATCGGCGACCGCGTGGAGATCGGCGCGCTGACGACCGTGGACCGGGCCATGCTCGAGGCGACGGTGATCGAGGACGGCGTCAAGATCGACAACCACTGCCACGTGGCGCACAACTGCCACGTCGGCGCCGAGAGCATCATGGCCGGCGCGGCGAAGCTGGCCGGCAGCGTGCGCGTGGGCAGGGGCGTGATCATTGCCGAGGACGTGGGCGTCTCCGATCACGTGACGATCGGCGATGGCGCCATCCTGGCCGCGCGCACGGGGGCCTCGCAGGACATCGAGGCGGGGGCCGTCGTGTTCGGCGTGCCGGCGCGCCCCATCGGCCAGCAGCGGCGCATCATGGCGCTCACCGGGCGCCTGCCCGAGATGGCCGAACGCCTGCGCGCGCTCGAGGCCGAGGTGGCCCGGCTGCGCGAGGCGGCGGGCGGATAG
- a CDS encoding nucleoside deaminase codes for MATDDERYMDMALREARAAASEGEVPVGCVVVHEGIVIGRGHNLRETLRDPTAHAEIVALRQAAAARGQWRLDGSVVYCTVEPCCMCAGALVNARVARLVYGIADPKSGACESVLDVVREPRLNHRLAVTAGVRAAEALALLREFFESRR; via the coding sequence ATGGCGACCGACGACGAGCGCTACATGGACATGGCCCTCCGGGAAGCGCGCGCGGCCGCCTCCGAGGGCGAGGTGCCCGTCGGCTGCGTCGTCGTGCACGAGGGCATCGTCATCGGCCGCGGGCACAATCTGCGCGAGACGCTCCGGGACCCGACGGCCCACGCCGAGATCGTCGCGCTCAGGCAGGCAGCCGCCGCCCGCGGGCAGTGGCGGCTGGACGGGTCGGTGGTCTACTGCACGGTCGAGCCGTGCTGCATGTGCGCCGGAGCGCTGGTGAACGCGCGCGTGGCGCGCCTCGTCTACGGCATTGCCGATCCGAAGAGCGGCGCCTGCGAGTCCGTCCTCGACGTCGTGCGCGAGCCCCGCCTGAACCACCGCCTGGCGGTGACCGCCGGCGTGCGCGCCGCCGAAGCGCTGGCACTGCTGCGGGAGTTCTTCGAGTCGCGCCGCTGA